In Acanthopagrus latus isolate v.2019 chromosome 17, fAcaLat1.1, whole genome shotgun sequence, the following are encoded in one genomic region:
- the klhl38b gene encoding kelch-like protein 38, protein MDQPAAEVFHFKDKEQSSSLLLQLNRLRQESVLTDVSLCSDNTEIPCHRNVLVSSSPYFRAMFCNNFMERQQAKIYLKGITSNILSSIIDYVYTGRISISIEIVLPLMQAASMLQYGRLFEACSRFLQMQLSPDNCLSMIRLSEIMSCHTLRDKAKEMAMRSFSDVSASEDLCELSLPELMGYLEDDTLCAEEEQVFETLVAWIHHDPLSRRGAISDLFKKVRLRYIHPTYLFQFIANDPLIQSSALCTELIESVRRLMFAVSTKYIGNTDFKPLWVAPRRYSYQDMLVVVGGRKNNEQTSREALVFDERSEKWQWLAKLPIRLYKASYVALHSVLYVTGGLTTNTKHSQVSATVYTLSIKTNQWRTAEPLLEPRFAHQSVSYLHFIFVLGGFGPDRRLTDSVERYNGMFNQWESMAPMPEAVLHPAVAATNQRIYVFGGEDAMQNPVRIIQVYHIARNMWSKMENRTVKNVSAPAAVIDDKIYIIGGYTRRVIAYDTKTNRFIKCANLKERRMHHAATVLNHKLYVTGGRSINGHDVIEDSDNFECYDPKTDTWTSKGTLPYKLFDHGSLTLTHVSQTWAKS, encoded by the exons atgGACCAACCGGCAGCCGAGGTCTTCCACTTCAAAGACAAGGAGCAGTCGTCCAgcctgctcctgcagctcaacaggCTGAGGCAGGAGAGCGTCCTGACAGATGTGTCGCTGTGTTCAGACAACACCGAGATCCCCTGTCATCGCAACGTCCTGGTCTCCAGCAGCCCCTACTTCAGGGCCATGTTCTGCAACAACTTCATGGAAAGGCAGCAGGCCAAGATTTACTTGAAGGGCATCACATCGAACATTCTGAGCAGCATCATTGACTATGTTTACACAGGAcgcatcagcatcagcatcgaAATCGTGCTCCCTCTGATGCAAGCGGCGTCCATGTTACAGTACGGCCGCCTTTTCGAGGCCTGCTCGCGCTTCCTTCAGATGCAGCTGAGCCCTGACAACTGTCTGAGCATGATACGACTCTCTGAGATCATGAGTTGCCACACTCTGAGAGACAAAGCAAAAGAGATGGCCATGAGGAGCTTCTCCGACGTGTCAGCATCCGAGGATCTGTGTGAGCTCTCCCTCCCGGAGCTCATGGGATACTTGGAGGATGACACTCTGTGTgcggaggaggagcaggtgttTGAGACGCTTGTTGCCTGGATCCACCATGATCCTTTATCGAGGCGCGGTGCCATCAGTGACCTCTTCAAGAAAGTTCGCCTTCGCTACATCCACCCCACCTACCTCTTCCAATTCATCGCCAACGACCCTCTGATCCAGTCCTCCGCCCTGTGCACTGAGCTCATAGAGTCCGTGAGACGCCTGATGTTCGCTGTTAGCACCAAGTACATCGGTAACACAGACTTTAAACCCCTCTGGGTGGCACCGAGGCGCTACTCCTACCAGGAcatgttggtggtggtgggagggaggaagaaCAACGAGCAGACCTCGAGGGAAGCCCTCGTCTTTGATGAGAGGAGTGAAAAGTGGCAGTGGCTGGCCAAGCTGCCCATTCGTCTGTATAAAGCCTCGTATGTCGCCCTTCACAGTGTCTTGTATGTTACCGGAGGCctgaccacaaacacaaagcacagccaAGTCAGCGCGACCGTCTACACCCTCTCCATCAAGACCAACCAGTGGCGAACGGCAGAGCCGCTGCTGGAGCCGCGCTTCGCCCACCAGAGTGTCTCCTACCTGCACTTCATCTTTGTCTTGGGAGGCTTCGGGCCTGACAGGCGGCTCACAGACAGTGTGGAGAG GTACAACGGCATGTTCAACCAGTGGGAGTCGATGGCGCCCATGCCTGAGGCCGTGTTGCATCCGGCGGTGGCTGCTACCAACCAGAGGATCTATGTGTTTGGAGGAGAGGACGCCATGCAGAACCCAGTCAGAATAATACAG GTGTATCACATTGCCAGGAACATGTGGTCCAAGATGGAGAACAGAACAGTGAAGAATGTGTCTGCTCCTGCCGCCGTTATAGATGACAAAATCTACATCATCGGAG GATACACCAGGAGAGTGATCGCTTACGACACCAAGACCAACCGGTTCATCAAGTGTGCCAacctgaaggagaggaggatgcaCCACGCTGCCACCGTTCTCAATCACAAACTCTACGTCACCGGCGGACGTTCCATCAACGGCCACGACGTCATCGAGGACTCGGACAATTTCGAGTGCTACGACCCAAAGACAGACACTTGGACGTCCAAGGGAACGCTGCCGTATAAACTGTTCGACCACGGCTCCCTGACTCTGACGCATGTCTCACAGACGTGGGCTAAGTCCTAG